In Vigna radiata var. radiata cultivar VC1973A chromosome 3, Vradiata_ver6, whole genome shotgun sequence, the following proteins share a genomic window:
- the LOC106757900 gene encoding pentatricopeptide repeat-containing protein At5g13270, chloroplastic isoform X2 → MYCDCKSFTAAERFFDKMVDRDLLSWATIVSAYTKEGHTDEAVRLLLHMLDLGIKPNSSIFSTLIMSFADPSLLDLGKQIHSQLIRNGFADDISVETLISKMYVKCGWLDGAEVSINKMTRKNVVACTRLMVGYTQAARHSDAXSLFAKMISEGVELDEFVFSIVLKACAALGDLYTGRQIHSVCIKLGLESEVSVGTPLVDFYNKCARFDAAHRAFETICEPNDFAWSALIAGYCQSGRFDTALEVFKTIRSKGVLLNSFIYTNIFQACSVVSDLMCCAQIHADAIKKGLVSFLSGESAMITMYSKCGKVDYAQQAFLTIDKPDTIAWTAIISAHAYHGKASEALSLFEQMQSSGVRPNAVTFIGLLNACSHSGLVKEGKQFLDSMNDKYGVNPTIDHYNCMIDIYSRAGMLQEAHEMIRSVPLEPDVMSWKSLLGGCWSHRNLEIGMIAAANIFRLDPLDSATYVIMFNLCALAGKWDEAAQFRKMMAERNLRKEVSCSWINVKGKVHRFVVGDRHHPQTEQIYSKLKELNFSLKRDGECLLNEEDALSDFTERKEQLLVHSERLAIAYGLMCTSAETPIMVFKNTRSCKDCHDFAKRVSIVTGRELVVRDATRFHHINSGDCSCCDYW, encoded by the coding sequence ATGTATTGTGACTGTAAAAGTTTCACAGCTGCAGAGAGATTCTTTGATAAAATGGTTGATCGGGATTTGCTCTCTTGGGCCACCATTGTATCTGCTTACACAAAGGAAGGGCATACAGATGAAGCTGTTAGATTGCTCTTGCATATGCTGGATTTGGGGATTAAACCGAACTCCTCTATCTTCAGTACACTTATTATGTCCTTTGCAGATCCTTCATTGTTAGACCTTGGCAAACAGATACATTCTCAGCTGATAAGGAATGGGTTTGCTGATGATATTTCGGTGGAGACATTAATCTCCAAAATGTACGTCAAGTGTGGGTGGTTGGATGGTGCTGAAGTTTCCATTAATAAGATGACTAGGAAAAATGTTGTTGCATGCACCAGGTTGATGGTGGGCTATACTCAAGCTGCAAGGCACAGTGATGCTATNTCGTTATTTGCCAAGATGATAAGTGAAGGTGTAGAGTTGGATGAATTTGTCTTTTCTATAGTGCTCAAGGCTTGTGCTGCTTTAGGAGACTTATACACTGGAAGGCAAATTCATAGTGTTTGTATAAAACTTGGCTTGGAATCAGAGGTCTCGGTTGGTACTCCACTTGTGGACTTTTATAATAAGTGTGCAAGATTTGATGCTGCACATCGAGCTTTTGAGACCATATGTGAACCTAATGATTTTGCATGGAGTGCTTTAATTGCTGGATACTGTCAAAGTGGTAGATTTGACACTGCTTTAGAGGTTTTTAAGACAATAAGAAGTAAAGGAGTGTTATTGAATTCATTCATCTATACCAACATTTTTCAAGCGTGCTCTGTTGTCTCAGATTTGATGTGCTGCGCTCAAATCCATGCAGATGCAATAAAAAAGGGGCTAGTTTCGTTCCTGTCTGGGGAGAGTGCTATGATCACTATGTACTCAAAATGTGGCAAAGTGGATTACGCACAACAAGCATTTTTGACAATAGATAAACCTGATACTATTGCATGGACTGCAATAATATCTGCTCACGCTTACCACGGCAAAGCTTCTGAAGCTTTGAGTCTTTTTGAACAGATGCAGAGTTCTGGTGTAAGGCCAAATGCCGTCACATTCATAGGTTTGTTAAATGCTTGTAGCCATTCGGGTTTAGTTAAGGAGGGGAAGCAGTTTTTGGATTCGATGAACGATAAATATGGTgtgaacccaacaattgatcaTTACAATTGCATGATTGATATATACTCTCGTGCTGGAATGCTACAGGAGGCTCATGAGATGATAAGGAGTGTGCCACTGGAACCTGACGTGATGAGTTGGAAAAGTTTATTGGGAGGATGTTGGAGCCATAGGAATCTTGAGATTGGTATGATTGCAGCTGCCAACATCTTTCGCTTGGACCCGCTAGATTCTGCTACTTATGTGATCATGTTCAACTTGTGTGCTTTGGCTGGGAAGTGGGATGAGGCGGCCCAATTTAGGAAGATGATGGCTGAAAGGAACTTGAGGAAGGAAGTCAGTTGCAGCTGGATTAATGTGAAGGGTAAAGTCCACCGTTTTGTGGTTGGTGATAGACACCATCCTCAAACAGAACAAATATACTCAAAATTGAAAGAactcaatttttctctcaaaagGGATGGGGAGTGCCTTCTCAACGAAGAGGATGCTCTATCTGACTTTACTGAACGCAAAGAGCAGCTTCTTGTTCATAGCGAGAGACTGGCTATAGCCTATGGTCTCATGTGCACCTCAGCTGAGACCCCCATTATGGTATTCAAAAATACACGATCATGCAAAGACTGCCATGATTTTGCAAAACGAGTCTCAATAGTAACTGGTCGCGAATTAGTTGTGAGAGATGCCACCAGGTTTCATCATATCAATTCAGGGGATTGTTCTTGTTGTGATTATTGGTGA
- the LOC106757900 gene encoding pentatricopeptide repeat-containing protein At5g13270, chloroplastic isoform X1: protein MTSITSQFSWVLSSSSSVLVANDKSNNVRHANFSQIPSWFSLKSSPPSLRTNPNKQGEVENLHLISLTKQGKLREVHEFIERMDKEGISINTQSYEYLFKMCGTLRALSDGRLFHNRLQGFSNSNRFIDNCILQMYCDCKSFTAAERFFDKMVDRDLLSWATIVSAYTKEGHTDEAVRLLLHMLDLGIKPNSSIFSTLIMSFADPSLLDLGKQIHSQLIRNGFADDISVETLISKMYVKCGWLDGAEVSINKMTRKNVVACTRLMVGYTQAARHSDAXSLFAKMISEGVELDEFVFSIVLKACAALGDLYTGRQIHSVCIKLGLESEVSVGTPLVDFYNKCARFDAAHRAFETICEPNDFAWSALIAGYCQSGRFDTALEVFKTIRSKGVLLNSFIYTNIFQACSVVSDLMCCAQIHADAIKKGLVSFLSGESAMITMYSKCGKVDYAQQAFLTIDKPDTIAWTAIISAHAYHGKASEALSLFEQMQSSGVRPNAVTFIGLLNACSHSGLVKEGKQFLDSMNDKYGVNPTIDHYNCMIDIYSRAGMLQEAHEMIRSVPLEPDVMSWKSLLGGCWSHRNLEIGMIAAANIFRLDPLDSATYVIMFNLCALAGKWDEAAQFRKMMAERNLRKEVSCSWINVKGKVHRFVVGDRHHPQTEQIYSKLKELNFSLKRDGECLLNEEDALSDFTERKEQLLVHSERLAIAYGLMCTSAETPIMVFKNTRSCKDCHDFAKRVSIVTGRELVVRDATRFHHINSGDCSCCDYW from the coding sequence ATGACTTCGATAACTTCCCAGTTCTCTTGGGTGCTTTCCAGTTCTTCGTCAGTCTTGGTAGCTaatgataaaagtaataatGTGAGACATGCTAATTTTTCTCAAATCCCTTCCTGGTTCTCTTTGAAAAGCAGTCCTCCTTCATTGAGGACCAATCCAAATAAACAAGGCGAAGTTGAAAACTTGCATTTGATTTCTTTGACCAAACAAGGGAAGCTTAGAGAAGTGCATGAATTCATTGAAAGGATGGACAAAGAGGGTATTTCCATTAATACCCAATCTTATGAATATCTCTTTAAAATGTGTGGAACGCTGAGAGCATTGTCTGATGGAAGATTATTTCATAATAGACTGCAGGGATTCTCCAACAGCAATAGATTCATTGACAATTGCATCCTCCAAATGTATTGTGACTGTAAAAGTTTCACAGCTGCAGAGAGATTCTTTGATAAAATGGTTGATCGGGATTTGCTCTCTTGGGCCACCATTGTATCTGCTTACACAAAGGAAGGGCATACAGATGAAGCTGTTAGATTGCTCTTGCATATGCTGGATTTGGGGATTAAACCGAACTCCTCTATCTTCAGTACACTTATTATGTCCTTTGCAGATCCTTCATTGTTAGACCTTGGCAAACAGATACATTCTCAGCTGATAAGGAATGGGTTTGCTGATGATATTTCGGTGGAGACATTAATCTCCAAAATGTACGTCAAGTGTGGGTGGTTGGATGGTGCTGAAGTTTCCATTAATAAGATGACTAGGAAAAATGTTGTTGCATGCACCAGGTTGATGGTGGGCTATACTCAAGCTGCAAGGCACAGTGATGCTATNTCGTTATTTGCCAAGATGATAAGTGAAGGTGTAGAGTTGGATGAATTTGTCTTTTCTATAGTGCTCAAGGCTTGTGCTGCTTTAGGAGACTTATACACTGGAAGGCAAATTCATAGTGTTTGTATAAAACTTGGCTTGGAATCAGAGGTCTCGGTTGGTACTCCACTTGTGGACTTTTATAATAAGTGTGCAAGATTTGATGCTGCACATCGAGCTTTTGAGACCATATGTGAACCTAATGATTTTGCATGGAGTGCTTTAATTGCTGGATACTGTCAAAGTGGTAGATTTGACACTGCTTTAGAGGTTTTTAAGACAATAAGAAGTAAAGGAGTGTTATTGAATTCATTCATCTATACCAACATTTTTCAAGCGTGCTCTGTTGTCTCAGATTTGATGTGCTGCGCTCAAATCCATGCAGATGCAATAAAAAAGGGGCTAGTTTCGTTCCTGTCTGGGGAGAGTGCTATGATCACTATGTACTCAAAATGTGGCAAAGTGGATTACGCACAACAAGCATTTTTGACAATAGATAAACCTGATACTATTGCATGGACTGCAATAATATCTGCTCACGCTTACCACGGCAAAGCTTCTGAAGCTTTGAGTCTTTTTGAACAGATGCAGAGTTCTGGTGTAAGGCCAAATGCCGTCACATTCATAGGTTTGTTAAATGCTTGTAGCCATTCGGGTTTAGTTAAGGAGGGGAAGCAGTTTTTGGATTCGATGAACGATAAATATGGTgtgaacccaacaattgatcaTTACAATTGCATGATTGATATATACTCTCGTGCTGGAATGCTACAGGAGGCTCATGAGATGATAAGGAGTGTGCCACTGGAACCTGACGTGATGAGTTGGAAAAGTTTATTGGGAGGATGTTGGAGCCATAGGAATCTTGAGATTGGTATGATTGCAGCTGCCAACATCTTTCGCTTGGACCCGCTAGATTCTGCTACTTATGTGATCATGTTCAACTTGTGTGCTTTGGCTGGGAAGTGGGATGAGGCGGCCCAATTTAGGAAGATGATGGCTGAAAGGAACTTGAGGAAGGAAGTCAGTTGCAGCTGGATTAATGTGAAGGGTAAAGTCCACCGTTTTGTGGTTGGTGATAGACACCATCCTCAAACAGAACAAATATACTCAAAATTGAAAGAactcaatttttctctcaaaagGGATGGGGAGTGCCTTCTCAACGAAGAGGATGCTCTATCTGACTTTACTGAACGCAAAGAGCAGCTTCTTGTTCATAGCGAGAGACTGGCTATAGCCTATGGTCTCATGTGCACCTCAGCTGAGACCCCCATTATGGTATTCAAAAATACACGATCATGCAAAGACTGCCATGATTTTGCAAAACGAGTCTCAATAGTAACTGGTCGCGAATTAGTTGTGAGAGATGCCACCAGGTTTCATCATATCAATTCAGGGGATTGTTCTTGTTGTGATTATTGGTGA